The segment GGACCGGCCCGGCCGCGATCCGTTCGAGCTCATCGGCGAGGTCGAGGAGGTCCTCGGCATCGGCGTCTATCCGATCACCTGGCCGATCACCGTCCGCGGGCAATTCAAGGGCGTGTATCACCGCGTCCTGCGGCAGGTGTTCCTCTTCCAGCAGGTCGCGCACGGCGCCGAGATGGCGCCGATGCAGGCGCACGACCTCTATTCGCCCGAGCTCGGCGAGGCCGTCGAGGAGGAGGGCGTGAAGCAGCTCCGCGAGGACGTCGAGCTGCTCGACGCGGCCGGCGACGCCCTCGACACGGGCAAGCTCGCGCGCGGCGAGGTCACGCCCATGTTCTTCGGCAGCGCATTGACCAATTTTGGCCTCCCGCAGCTCCTCGACTCCTTCGTGGAGATGATGCCGCAGCCGGCCCCTCGCGCGAGTGACAGGGGCGCGATCGCGCCGGACGACGGGCGATTCACCGCGTTCGTCTTCAAGATCCAGGCGAACATGGATCGCGCCCACCGCGACCGCATCGCCTTCGTCCGCGTCTGCTCCGGGAGGTACGAGCGTGGCATGAAGGTCCGCCACGTCCGCCTCGATCGCGACATTCGCCTCACGAACCCCGTGCAATTCCTGGCGCAGGAGCGCACCGTCGTCGACGACGGCTTCGCGGGCGACATCATCGGCGTCTTCGATCCGGGCATCTTCCTCATCGGCGACACCCTCACCGACGGCGCGAACATCAAATATGCGCCGCTCCCGCAGTTCCCGCCCGAGCATTTTGGCCGCGTCATGATGGTCGATCCGATGAAGCGCAAGCAGCTCAAGAAGGGCCTCGAGCAGCTCGCGCAGGAGGGCAGCGTGCAGCTCTTCCGGCCGCCGGAGGGCCGCGAGGGCGAGAGCATCCTCGGCGCCGTCGGCGAGCTCCAGTTCGACGTCGTCAAGCACCGCCTCCTCAATGAATACGGCGCGGATGTGCGGATCGAGCGCCTCTCCTGGAACCTCGCCCGCTGGGTCGAGGGCGAGCCCGTCCCCCTCGCGGAGCTCGAATCGCAGCTCTACGGTTATGGCGCGCTCGACGTGCACGGCCAGCCCGTCGTCCTCTTCAAGGGCGAATGGCAGCTCGAGACCTGCGCGAAGGCCTTCCCCAAGACCCGCTTCGTCGA is part of the Polyangium spumosum genome and harbors:
- a CDS encoding peptide chain release factor 3, whose product is MSDPHLLQREISRRKTFAIISHPDAGKTTLTEKLLLYGGAIQLAGAVKAKRARAHAVSDYLEMERERGISIQSSVLQFPYKGRLLSLVDTPGHADFSEDTYRALMATDAAIMLLDSAKGVEAQTKKLFRVCKLRSMPIFSFVNKMDRPGRDPFELIGEVEEVLGIGVYPITWPITVRGQFKGVYHRVLRQVFLFQQVAHGAEMAPMQAHDLYSPELGEAVEEEGVKQLREDVELLDAAGDALDTGKLARGEVTPMFFGSALTNFGLPQLLDSFVEMMPQPAPRASDRGAIAPDDGRFTAFVFKIQANMDRAHRDRIAFVRVCSGRYERGMKVRHVRLDRDIRLTNPVQFLAQERTVVDDGFAGDIIGVFDPGIFLIGDTLTDGANIKYAPLPQFPPEHFGRVMMVDPMKRKQLKKGLEQLAQEGSVQLFRPPEGREGESILGAVGELQFDVVKHRLLNEYGADVRIERLSWNLARWVEGEPVPLAELESQLYGYGALDVHGQPVVLFKGEWQLETCAKAFPKTRFVELGAGALKLPTAD